The following proteins are encoded in a genomic region of Mycolicibacterium rutilum:
- a CDS encoding N-acetylmuramoyl-L-alanine amidase, whose amino-acid sequence MLPPAIYGLPGEDTDTPAAEAPHLVEQPLTGLSGGETIREIHQDTPFSMVALTAQDFAGTSARVRAKKADGSWGPWYDAEPMEGVGPEDPGTGPRGTEPVFIGRTTTVQIAVTRPADAATTPPGATPKKAPGPGLGYVPANVEQPVGQLNAVLISPPQAPVDTLPVPSAASAPGVAPNIIARPQWGADESMRCGPQYDLGIRAGIVHHTAGSNEYAPEDSAGIVRSIYEYHTRTLGWCDIAYNALVDKYGQVFEGRAGGMDRPVEGAHTGGFNRDTWGVAMMGNFEVVPPTPIQVRTTGRLLGWRLGLDRIDPRGQAVLPSAGGSFSKFPVGATPTLPAIFTHRDVGVTECPGNAAYALMDHIRDIAARFNQPPGPDDLAESLRGGAIFARWEAMGGMNSPLGRPTSLEAAGDRDARYVTFEHGAVYWSPPSGPQPVVGEIYRAWGTLGFERGALGLPTSAEIHEPQWIVQNFQHGTLNFDREHGTVTRVADGVPVELPKPAVEGAPVQLERFTPPISPS is encoded by the coding sequence ATGCTGCCGCCGGCGATCTACGGCCTGCCCGGTGAGGACACCGATACACCGGCCGCCGAGGCGCCCCACCTCGTCGAGCAGCCGCTGACCGGGCTCAGCGGCGGCGAGACGATCCGCGAGATCCACCAGGACACCCCATTCTCGATGGTCGCGCTCACCGCGCAGGACTTCGCAGGCACCAGCGCCCGCGTGCGCGCCAAGAAGGCCGACGGCAGCTGGGGCCCCTGGTACGACGCCGAGCCGATGGAGGGCGTCGGCCCGGAGGATCCCGGCACAGGGCCACGCGGCACCGAGCCGGTCTTCATCGGGCGCACCACGACCGTGCAGATTGCGGTGACCCGGCCGGCCGACGCGGCCACCACACCACCCGGCGCGACGCCGAAGAAGGCGCCGGGTCCGGGCCTGGGGTACGTGCCCGCCAACGTCGAGCAGCCGGTCGGGCAACTCAACGCCGTGCTGATCAGCCCGCCGCAGGCGCCGGTCGACACCTTGCCGGTCCCGTCCGCGGCCAGCGCGCCGGGCGTGGCGCCGAACATCATCGCCCGGCCGCAGTGGGGCGCCGACGAGTCGATGCGGTGCGGACCGCAGTACGACCTGGGAATCCGCGCAGGCATCGTGCACCACACCGCGGGCAGCAACGAGTACGCACCCGAGGACTCGGCGGGCATCGTCCGGTCGATTTACGAGTACCACACCCGCACCCTGGGCTGGTGCGACATCGCCTACAACGCGCTGGTCGACAAGTACGGGCAGGTCTTCGAGGGCCGGGCAGGCGGAATGGACCGGCCGGTCGAGGGCGCACACACCGGCGGCTTCAACCGCGACACCTGGGGTGTGGCGATGATGGGCAACTTCGAGGTGGTGCCGCCGACGCCGATCCAGGTCCGCACCACCGGCCGGCTGCTGGGCTGGCGGCTCGGCCTGGACCGCATCGACCCGCGCGGCCAGGCGGTGCTGCCGTCCGCGGGCGGCTCGTTCTCGAAGTTCCCGGTCGGCGCGACGCCGACGCTGCCGGCGATCTTCACCCACCGCGACGTCGGCGTCACCGAGTGCCCGGGCAACGCCGCCTACGCGCTGATGGACCACATCCGCGACATCGCGGCACGCTTCAACCAGCCGCCGGGACCCGACGATCTCGCCGAATCCCTGCGCGGCGGAGCGATTTTCGCGCGCTGGGAGGCGATGGGCGGGATGAACAGCCCGCTGGGCAGGCCGACGTCGCTGGAGGCCGCCGGCGACCGCGACGCCCGCTACGTCACGTTCGAGCACGGCGCGGTGTACTGGTCACCGCCCAGTGGTCCGCAACCGGTGGTCGGCGAGATCTACCGGGCCTGGGGGACGCTGGGCTTCGAGCGCGGCGCACTCGGCTTGCCGACGAGCGCGGAAATCCATGAGCCGCAATGGATTGTGCAGAACTTCCAGCACGGCACGCTGAACTTCGACCGCGAGCACGGCACGGTGACCCGCGTCGCCGACGGGGTCCCGGTGGAGTTGCCCAAGCCCGCGGTCGAGGGTGCGCCCGTGCAACTCGAGCGGTTCACCCCGCCGATCAGTCCGAGCTAG
- the glf gene encoding UDP-galactopyranose mutase, translated as MTTANPGGPAHQSAGRFDLIVVGSGFFGLTIAERVATQLDKRVLVVERRPHIGGNAYSEPEPQTGIEVHKYGAHLFHTSNKRVWDYVQQFTEFTGYQHRVFALHDGQAYPLPMGLGLVSQFFGKYFSPDEARRLIAEQAAEIDTADAQNLEEKAISLIGRPLYEAFIKNYTAKQWQTDPKELPAANITRLPVRYTFDNRYFNDTYEGLPVDGYTKWLENMAADDRIEVRLDTDWFEVRDDLRAQNPDAPVVYTGPLDRYFDYAEGRLGWRTLDFEMEVLETGDFQGTPVMNYSDLDVPYTRIHEFRHFHPERGYPTDKTVIMREFSRFADADDEPYYPINTETDRALVAAYRARAKAETASAAVLFGGRLGTYQYLDMHMAIASALSMYDNTLAPHLRDGVPLTESSESSSA; from the coding sequence ATGACGACTGCCAATCCCGGGGGCCCAGCGCACCAGTCAGCCGGACGTTTCGACCTCATTGTCGTCGGCTCCGGTTTCTTCGGCCTGACGATCGCCGAACGCGTGGCCACGCAACTCGACAAGCGTGTGCTCGTGGTCGAAAGGCGGCCCCACATCGGCGGCAATGCCTACTCCGAGCCCGAACCGCAGACCGGCATCGAGGTGCACAAGTACGGCGCGCACCTGTTCCACACCTCCAACAAGCGGGTGTGGGATTACGTGCAGCAGTTCACCGAGTTCACCGGCTACCAGCACCGGGTGTTCGCACTGCACGACGGGCAGGCCTACCCGCTGCCGATGGGGCTGGGGTTGGTGTCGCAGTTCTTCGGCAAGTACTTCTCGCCCGACGAGGCGCGCCGGCTGATCGCCGAGCAGGCCGCCGAGATCGACACCGCCGATGCGCAGAACCTCGAAGAGAAGGCCATCTCGCTGATCGGCCGCCCGCTGTACGAGGCGTTCATCAAGAACTACACCGCCAAGCAGTGGCAGACCGACCCCAAGGAACTGCCCGCGGCCAACATCACCCGGTTGCCGGTGCGCTACACGTTCGACAACCGCTACTTCAACGACACCTACGAGGGCCTGCCGGTCGACGGCTACACCAAGTGGCTGGAGAACATGGCCGCCGACGACCGCATCGAGGTCCGACTGGACACCGACTGGTTCGAGGTGCGCGACGACCTGCGCGCGCAGAACCCGGACGCCCCGGTGGTCTACACCGGACCGCTGGACCGCTACTTCGACTACGCCGAGGGTCGATTGGGCTGGCGCACATTGGATTTCGAGATGGAGGTGCTCGAAACCGGCGATTTCCAGGGCACCCCGGTGATGAACTACAGCGACCTCGACGTGCCCTACACCCGCATCCACGAGTTCCGGCACTTCCACCCGGAGCGCGGTTACCCGACCGACAAGACGGTCATCATGCGGGAGTTCTCCCGGTTCGCCGACGCGGACGACGAGCCCTACTATCCGATCAACACCGAGACCGACCGTGCGTTGGTGGCCGCCTACCGCGCCCGCGCGAAGGCCGAAACCGCCTCGGCCGCAGTGTTGTTCGGTGGACGTCTGGGGACCTACCAGTACCTGGACATGCACATGGCCATCGCCAGCGCACTGAGCATGTACGACAACACGCTCGCTCCGCACCTGCGCGACGGTGTGCCGCTGACCGAATCTTCAGAAAGCAGTAGCGCATGA
- a CDS encoding glycosyltransferase, with amino-acid sequence MSDIPSGALDAAEQKAVSLLARVILPRPGEPHDVRKLYIEEADTNARRAHAPTRTQLEIGAESEVSFATYFNAFPASYWRRWSTLDTVVLRVELTGSARVDVYRSKATGARITVGGAPVASEREGEPASVEFELDLTPFEDGGWIWFDITTDARSTLHHAGWYAPVPAPGRANVAVGIPTFNRPADCVNALAALTSDPLVDEVIGAVIVSDQGNNKAKDHPGFDAAAAALGNRLTVHDQPNLGGSGGYSRVMYEALKNTDCEQILFMDDDIRIEPDSILRALAMNRFAKTPTLVGGQMLNLQEPSHLHVMGEMVDSENFMWTNAVNTEYDHNFAKFKLSDEEHERSRLLHRRIDVDYNGWWMCMIPRQVAEELGQPLPLFIKWDDADYGLRAGEHGYPTVTLPGAAIWHMAWSDKDDAIDWQAYFHLRNRLVVAALHWDGNVRGLIASHFKATMKHLLCLEYSTVAIQNRAMDDFLAGPEHLFSILESALPDVRAMRQQFPDAVVLPSATALPTPSDKRWRRKVKIPTNAPAISWRLARGVVHQLKAHDPEHHRRPQINVATQDARWFSLCRVDGVTVTTADGRGVVYRQRDRDKMFELLRESLKRQALLARRFNRMRKVYREALPMLTSTQKWESVLNPGDARIGQQA; translated from the coding sequence ATGAGCGACATCCCGTCCGGCGCGCTCGACGCCGCCGAACAGAAGGCGGTCAGCCTGCTGGCGCGCGTCATCCTGCCGCGCCCGGGTGAACCGCACGACGTCCGCAAGCTCTACATCGAGGAGGCGGACACCAACGCCAGGCGCGCGCACGCGCCGACCCGCACGCAACTCGAGATCGGCGCCGAATCCGAGGTGTCGTTCGCCACCTACTTCAACGCGTTCCCCGCCAGCTACTGGCGGCGCTGGTCGACGCTGGACACGGTGGTGTTGCGGGTCGAGCTGACCGGCAGCGCGCGCGTCGACGTCTACCGCTCCAAAGCCACCGGTGCCCGCATCACCGTCGGTGGTGCGCCGGTGGCCAGCGAGCGGGAAGGCGAGCCGGCGTCGGTCGAGTTCGAACTGGACCTGACCCCGTTCGAGGACGGTGGCTGGATCTGGTTCGACATCACCACCGACGCCAGATCCACGCTGCACCACGCCGGTTGGTACGCACCGGTGCCCGCGCCGGGGCGCGCCAACGTCGCGGTCGGCATCCCGACGTTCAACCGGCCCGCCGATTGTGTCAACGCGTTGGCCGCGCTGACGTCCGACCCGCTGGTGGACGAGGTCATCGGCGCGGTGATCGTCTCCGACCAGGGCAACAACAAAGCCAAGGACCACCCGGGCTTCGACGCGGCCGCCGCAGCGCTCGGCAACCGGTTGACCGTGCACGACCAGCCCAACCTCGGCGGTTCCGGCGGATACAGCCGGGTGATGTACGAGGCGCTGAAAAACACCGACTGCGAACAGATCCTGTTCATGGACGACGACATCCGCATCGAGCCCGACTCGATCCTGCGGGCGCTGGCGATGAACCGGTTCGCCAAGACGCCGACGCTGGTCGGCGGGCAGATGCTCAACCTGCAGGAGCCGTCGCACCTGCACGTCATGGGCGAGATGGTCGACTCCGAGAACTTCATGTGGACCAACGCGGTCAACACCGAATACGACCACAACTTCGCCAAATTCAAGCTCAGCGACGAAGAGCACGAACGCAGCAGGCTGCTGCACCGCCGCATCGACGTCGACTACAACGGCTGGTGGATGTGCATGATCCCGCGGCAGGTCGCCGAGGAGCTCGGCCAGCCGCTGCCGCTGTTCATCAAGTGGGACGACGCCGACTACGGCCTGCGCGCCGGCGAGCACGGCTACCCCACCGTCACCCTGCCCGGCGCCGCGATCTGGCACATGGCGTGGAGCGACAAGGACGACGCGATCGACTGGCAGGCCTACTTCCACCTGCGTAACCGGCTGGTGGTCGCGGCGCTGCACTGGGACGGCAATGTGCGCGGGCTGATCGCCAGCCACTTCAAGGCGACGATGAAACACCTTCTGTGCCTTGAATATTCGACCGTCGCCATCCAGAACAGGGCGATGGACGACTTCCTGGCCGGCCCCGAACACCTGTTCTCGATCCTGGAGTCGGCGTTGCCGGACGTGCGCGCCATGCGCCAGCAGTTCCCCGACGCCGTGGTGCTGCCGAGTGCGACCGCGCTGCCGACGCCGTCGGACAAGCGCTGGCGCCGGAAGGTCAAGATCCCGACGAACGCGCCCGCGATCTCGTGGCGGCTGGCGCGCGGCGTGGTGCACCAACTCAAGGCCCACGACCCCGAGCACCATCGCCGTCCGCAGATCAACGTCGCCACGCAGGACGCCCGGTGGTTCTCGCTGTGCCGCGTCGACGGGGTCACGGTGACCACGGCCGACGGCCGCGGGGTGGTGTACCGGCAGCGCGACCGGGACAAGATGTTCGAACTGCTCCGCGAATCGCTCAAGCGTCAGGCGCTGCTTGCCCGCCGGTTCAACCGGATGCGCAAGGTGTACCGCGAGGCGCTGCCGATGCTGACCAGCACGCAGAAGTGGGAGTCGGTGCTCAATCCCGGCGACGCGCGGATCGGGCAGCAGGCATGA
- a CDS encoding phosphatase PAP2 family protein, translated as MAEQPRGEEAALVAVQSAIAGRPGVLAGARAMSHFGEHSLGWLAISALGAVVAPQRRRAWLAAGAGAFLAHAAAVLIKRVVRRERPHHPAIAVNVGTPSRLSFPSAHATSTTAAAVLLAKATGLPLPALLVPPMALSRLVLGVHYPSDVLTGVAVGAAVAKAVGTVADRAEGNR; from the coding sequence ATGGCTGAACAGCCGCGCGGCGAAGAGGCCGCGTTGGTCGCCGTGCAGTCCGCCATCGCCGGCAGGCCCGGGGTGTTGGCGGGGGCGCGGGCGATGTCGCACTTCGGTGAGCACAGCCTCGGCTGGCTGGCGATCTCGGCGCTCGGTGCCGTCGTCGCGCCGCAGCGCAGGCGCGCCTGGCTGGCCGCCGGAGCGGGAGCGTTCCTCGCCCATGCGGCCGCGGTGCTGATCAAGCGCGTCGTGCGCCGGGAACGCCCGCACCACCCGGCGATCGCGGTCAACGTCGGCACGCCGAGCAGGCTGAGTTTCCCGTCCGCGCACGCGACGTCCACGACGGCCGCGGCAGTGCTGCTGGCCAAGGCGACCGGACTGCCGCTGCCCGCCCTGTTGGTGCCGCCGATGGCGTTGTCGCGCCTGGTGCTCGGTGTGCACTACCCGAGTGACGTCCTCACCGGTGTCGCGGTCGGAGCGGCCGTGGCTAAGGCTGTCGGCACGGTTGCCGACCGCGCCGAAGGGAACCGATGA
- a CDS encoding decaprenyl-phosphate phosphoribosyltransferase, which produces MSEQPAPVKGPPSNVVTGLIKAIRPRQWVKNMLVLAAPIAALGGDVDYDYRDVAVKILIAFVAFSLAASSIYLVNDARDVEADRAHPTKRFRPIAAGVVPEWLAYVSSVVLAVAALGISLLASTNLLIVIAVYIAMQLAYCFGLKHQAVLDICIVSSAYLIRAIAGGAAAGIPLSQWFLLVMTFGSLFMVAGKRYAELQLAERTGAKIRKSLESYTASYLRFVWTLSATAMVLCYGLWAFERDGATASWYAVTIIPITIAILRYAVDVDGGLAGEPEEIALKDRVLQLLLLAWIGTIGAAVFLS; this is translated from the coding sequence ATGAGCGAACAACCGGCACCGGTCAAGGGACCACCCAGCAACGTCGTGACCGGGCTGATCAAAGCGATCCGCCCGCGGCAGTGGGTGAAGAACATGCTCGTCCTCGCCGCGCCGATCGCGGCGCTCGGCGGCGACGTGGACTACGACTACCGCGACGTGGCGGTCAAGATCCTGATCGCGTTCGTGGCGTTCTCACTGGCGGCCTCGTCGATCTATCTGGTCAACGACGCCCGCGACGTCGAGGCCGACCGGGCGCACCCGACCAAGCGGTTCCGGCCCATCGCCGCCGGCGTCGTACCCGAGTGGCTGGCCTACGTCAGCTCCGTAGTGCTGGCCGTTGCCGCACTGGGCATTTCGCTGCTGGCCTCGACGAACCTGCTGATCGTGATCGCGGTCTACATCGCGATGCAGTTGGCGTACTGCTTCGGCCTCAAGCACCAGGCCGTGCTCGACATCTGCATCGTCTCGTCGGCCTACCTGATCCGCGCCATCGCCGGCGGTGCGGCCGCGGGAATCCCGCTGTCGCAATGGTTCCTGCTGGTGATGACGTTCGGCTCGCTGTTCATGGTGGCGGGCAAGCGCTACGCCGAACTGCAGCTCGCCGAGCGCACCGGCGCCAAGATCCGCAAGTCGCTGGAGAGTTACACCGCGTCGTATCTGCGGTTCGTGTGGACGTTGTCGGCGACGGCGATGGTGCTGTGCTACGGGCTGTGGGCGTTCGAGCGCGACGGCGCCACCGCGTCCTGGTACGCGGTCACGATCATCCCGATCACCATCGCGATCCTGCGCTACGCGGTCGATGTCGACGGCGGACTCGCCGGCGAGCCCGAAGAGATCGCGTTGAAGGACCGGGTTCTGCAGCTGCTGCTGCTGGCGTGGATCGGGACCATCGGTGCCGCCGTCTTCCTCAGCTGA
- the zomB gene encoding flagellar motor control protein ZomB — protein sequence MPPSSSADKVRRPTAWTGEMGRRLARWPAFRYDNTVRLSLWVSVVVVAALFGWGAWQRRWIADDGLIVLRTIRNLLAGNGPVFNAGERVEANTSTLWTYLVYLGALVGGSVRLEYVVLTLALVLSVLGVVLAMLGTGRLYAPSLRGRRALMLPAGALVYIAVPPARDFATSGLENGLVLAYLGLLWWMMVSWAQQPRAYQPQPVPRGGVPTIRRQPAGPAVSERPLGAFDAALAFVAGLSVLVRPELALIGGLALVMMLVAARGWRSRAVIVVAGGLLPVGYQIFRMGYYGLIFPGTAVAKDASGAKWSQGFVYLANFNQPYLLWAPAILLAGLGAVVWVTRGRTGSGRAAAAAGRNRFVRMVQSPAAVVIFFLVSGLLQGVYWIRQGGDFMHGRVLLTPLFCLLLPVSVIPVVLPDTTRMARGAGYLFVGATSVLWLAVAGWALWAANSSGMGKDATRVTYSGIVDERRFYAQATGHAHPLTAADYLDYPRMRAVLEALENTPDGALLLPSGNYDQWDVVPAIPPPPDAPKDQKGPHTVFFTNLGMLGMNVGLDVRVIDQIGLANPLAAHTSRLEDGRIGHDKNLFPDWAIAEGPFLKEPPFIPGYIDEEWIRQAEAALQCPATDAMLNSVRGPMSPRRFLSNLVHAYQFTQYRIDRVPLYELARCGLDVPEPKEAPYTGMPATGP from the coding sequence GTGCCGCCGTCTTCCTCAGCTGACAAGGTGCGCCGGCCCACCGCGTGGACCGGCGAGATGGGGCGCCGGCTGGCGCGCTGGCCGGCGTTCCGCTACGACAACACGGTCCGGCTGAGCCTGTGGGTCAGCGTGGTGGTGGTCGCCGCACTGTTCGGGTGGGGCGCCTGGCAGCGGCGCTGGATCGCCGACGACGGCCTGATCGTGCTGCGGACCATCCGAAACCTGTTGGCCGGCAACGGCCCGGTGTTCAACGCCGGCGAACGCGTGGAGGCCAACACCTCGACCCTGTGGACCTACCTGGTCTACCTGGGCGCGCTGGTCGGCGGGTCGGTCCGGCTCGAGTATGTGGTCCTGACGCTGGCGCTGGTGCTCAGCGTGCTCGGCGTCGTGCTCGCCATGCTCGGCACCGGCCGGCTCTACGCACCCAGCCTGCGGGGCCGGCGAGCGCTGATGCTGCCCGCCGGTGCACTGGTCTACATCGCCGTGCCGCCCGCGCGTGACTTCGCCACTTCTGGGCTCGAAAACGGTTTGGTGCTGGCCTATCTCGGGCTGCTGTGGTGGATGATGGTCAGTTGGGCGCAGCAGCCGCGCGCCTATCAGCCGCAGCCGGTACCGCGCGGCGGGGTTCCGACGATCCGCAGGCAGCCGGCGGGTCCGGCGGTGAGCGAGCGTCCGCTCGGTGCCTTCGACGCCGCGCTGGCGTTCGTGGCCGGGCTCAGCGTGCTGGTGCGACCCGAACTGGCGTTGATCGGCGGTCTGGCGCTGGTCATGATGCTCGTCGCGGCGCGCGGCTGGCGTAGTCGCGCGGTGATCGTCGTCGCGGGCGGTCTGCTGCCGGTGGGGTACCAGATCTTCCGAATGGGCTACTACGGGTTGATCTTTCCCGGCACCGCCGTCGCCAAGGATGCGTCCGGGGCGAAGTGGTCGCAGGGTTTCGTGTACCTGGCGAACTTCAACCAGCCGTATCTGCTCTGGGCGCCCGCGATCCTGCTCGCCGGACTGGGCGCGGTGGTGTGGGTGACGCGGGGCCGCACCGGATCTGGCCGCGCCGCCGCCGCGGCCGGTCGCAATCGGTTCGTCCGGATGGTGCAGAGCCCGGCCGCGGTGGTGATCTTCTTCCTCGTCAGCGGGCTCCTGCAGGGCGTCTACTGGATCCGCCAGGGCGGCGACTTCATGCACGGCAGGGTGCTGCTGACGCCGTTGTTCTGCCTGCTGCTGCCCGTGTCGGTGATTCCGGTGGTGCTGCCCGACACCACCCGAATGGCCCGCGGCGCAGGCTATTTGTTCGTCGGCGCGACCAGCGTGCTGTGGCTGGCGGTGGCGGGCTGGGCGCTGTGGGCGGCCAACTCGAGCGGGATGGGCAAGGACGCGACGCGGGTGACCTACAGCGGCATCGTCGACGAGCGGCGGTTCTACGCGCAGGCCACCGGGCACGCGCACCCGCTGACCGCCGCCGACTATCTGGACTACCCCCGCATGCGGGCCGTCCTGGAAGCGCTGGAGAACACCCCCGACGGTGCGTTGCTGCTGCCGTCGGGCAACTACGACCAGTGGGACGTGGTGCCCGCGATCCCGCCGCCACCGGACGCGCCGAAGGACCAGAAGGGCCCGCACACAGTCTTTTTCACCAATCTCGGCATGCTCGGCATGAACGTCGGTCTCGATGTGCGGGTGATCGACCAGATCGGGCTCGCCAACCCGCTGGCCGCGCACACCTCCCGGCTCGAGGACGGCCGCATCGGCCACGACAAGAACCTCTTCCCGGACTGGGCCATCGCCGAGGGGCCGTTCCTCAAGGAGCCACCGTTCATTCCCGGCTACATCGACGAGGAGTGGATCCGACAGGCCGAGGCGGCGCTGCAGTGCCCGGCGACCGACGCGATGCTGAACTCGGTGCGCGGACCGATGAGTCCGCGGCGGTTCCTGTCCAACCTGGTGCACGCGTACCAGTTCACCCAGTACCGGATCGACCGGGTGCCGCTCTACGAGTTGGCCCGTTGCGGGCTCGACGTGCCCGAGCCCAAGGAGGCTCCGTACACCGGGATGCCCGCGACCGGCCCGTAA
- a CDS encoding alpha/beta hydrolase has product MAALAAVVLLPGLCAVIGAPAATAFSREGLPVEYLDVYSPSMGRNIRVQYQPAGGAAQVPAKAVYLLDGMRARDDYNGWDIETAAFEWFFDSGVATVMPVGGQSSFYTDWYSPSSFNSQPYTYKWETFLTDELPTWLAAEKQVSSTGNAVVGVSMSGSAALALAAHHPAQFGYAASLSGFLNPSAVFMQGAIRVAMLDAGGYNVDNMWGAPWDPAWKRNDPIRQVGKLVANHTRLWIYCAPGGTTPLDLNADPNQAFSAHSLESMALKSNKDFQAAYLQAGGNNATFDFPPAGNHAWPYWGAQLQALKPDLIATLHGGAA; this is encoded by the coding sequence ATGGCGGCGCTCGCCGCGGTGGTGCTGCTGCCCGGCCTGTGCGCGGTGATCGGCGCGCCGGCGGCGACGGCGTTCTCCCGCGAGGGGCTGCCGGTGGAGTACCTCGACGTGTACTCGCCGTCGATGGGCCGCAACATCAGGGTCCAGTACCAGCCGGCCGGCGGCGCGGCGCAGGTTCCGGCGAAAGCCGTCTATCTGCTCGACGGCATGCGGGCCCGCGACGACTACAACGGCTGGGACATCGAAACCGCCGCGTTCGAGTGGTTTTTCGACTCGGGTGTGGCCACCGTGATGCCGGTCGGCGGCCAGTCCAGCTTCTACACCGACTGGTATTCGCCGTCGAGCTTCAACAGCCAGCCCTACACCTACAAATGGGAGACGTTCCTCACCGACGAACTGCCCACCTGGCTGGCCGCCGAGAAACAGGTGTCGAGCACCGGCAACGCGGTGGTCGGAGTGTCGATGTCGGGCAGCGCGGCCCTGGCGCTGGCCGCACACCATCCGGCCCAGTTCGGCTACGCCGCTTCGCTGTCGGGTTTCTTGAACCCGTCGGCGGTGTTCATGCAGGGCGCGATCCGCGTCGCGATGCTCGACGCCGGCGGCTACAACGTCGACAACATGTGGGGCGCACCGTGGGATCCGGCGTGGAAGCGCAACGACCCGATCCGGCAGGTCGGCAAGCTGGTCGCCAACCACACCCGGTTGTGGATCTACTGTGCGCCAGGCGGAACGACACCGCTGGACCTCAATGCCGATCCGAATCAGGCCTTCAGCGCACACAGCCTCGAATCGATGGCGCTGAAGAGCAACAAGGACTTCCAGGCGGCCTACCTACAGGCCGGTGGAAACAACGCCACGTTCGACTTCCCGCCCGCGGGAAATCACGCGTGGCCGTACTGGGGTGCGCAACTGCAAGCCCTGAAACCAGACCTGATCGCAACGCTCCATGGCGGAGCGGCGTGA
- a CDS encoding esterase family protein: MKFVGKIRGAWIRRLAGAAMVAAVLPGLISAIGGSATAGAFSRPGLPVEYLMVPSAGMGRDIKVQFQNGGPNAPGVYLLDGLRARDDFNGWDIETSAFEWYLDSGLAVIMPVGGQSSFYSDWYKPACGKAGCSTYKWETFLTQELPAYLAANKGVNPNRNAAVGLSMAGSAALTLAIYYPQQFQYAASLSGFLNLSEGWWPMLVGMSMGDAGGYKSEDMWGPSSDPAWKRNDPMVNIDRLVANGTRIWVFCGNGKPAEINGKVAGDNFNAKFLESFTLRTNETFQEQYLAAGGKNGVFNFPQGGTHDWPYWGQQLQQMKPDIQRVLGATPQPSTPIATEAAPAGN; the protein is encoded by the coding sequence ATGAAGTTCGTTGGCAAGATCCGGGGTGCCTGGATCCGCCGGCTCGCAGGTGCGGCGATGGTCGCCGCCGTGCTGCCCGGCTTGATCAGCGCCATCGGAGGCTCGGCGACTGCGGGGGCTTTCTCTCGTCCGGGTCTGCCGGTCGAGTACCTGATGGTGCCGTCGGCCGGGATGGGCCGTGACATCAAGGTTCAGTTCCAGAACGGCGGTCCGAACGCGCCGGGCGTCTACCTGCTCGACGGTCTTCGTGCCCGCGACGACTTCAACGGCTGGGACATCGAGACATCGGCGTTCGAGTGGTACCTGGACTCCGGCCTCGCCGTGATCATGCCGGTCGGCGGCCAGTCCAGCTTCTACTCTGACTGGTACAAGCCGGCATGCGGCAAGGCCGGTTGCTCCACCTACAAGTGGGAGACGTTCCTGACCCAGGAGCTGCCCGCCTATCTGGCCGCCAACAAGGGCGTGAACCCCAACCGCAACGCGGCCGTGGGCCTGTCGATGGCCGGTTCGGCCGCGCTGACGCTGGCGATCTACTACCCGCAGCAGTTCCAGTACGCGGCCTCGCTGTCGGGCTTCCTGAACCTGTCCGAGGGCTGGTGGCCCATGCTGGTCGGGATGTCCATGGGTGACGCGGGCGGCTACAAGTCCGAGGACATGTGGGGCCCGTCGAGCGATCCGGCGTGGAAGCGCAACGACCCGATGGTCAACATCGACCGCCTGGTCGCCAACGGCACCCGCATCTGGGTGTTCTGCGGTAACGGCAAGCCTGCCGAGATCAACGGCAAGGTTGCCGGTGACAACTTCAACGCGAAGTTCCTCGAGAGCTTCACGCTGCGGACCAACGAGACGTTCCAGGAGCAGTACCTGGCCGCGGGTGGCAAGAACGGTGTGTTCAACTTCCCGCAGGGCGGTACCCACGACTGGCCGTACTGGGGTCAGCAGCTGCAGCAGATGAAGCCGGACATCCAGCGTGTGCTGGGTGCCACGCCGCAGCCGTCGACTCCGATCGCCACCGAAGCCGCGCCGGCCGGTAACTGA